The following is a genomic window from Tautonia marina.
GGCCTGGCCGCAGGCCTCGAACCTGCTCCGCGACTTCCTCAGCCGGTTCGTTCAGCAAGCGGTCCTGTTTCTCGGACTGATCGCCGGCCTGGCCGCCCTTGAAGTCAACATCGGGCCGATGCTGGCCGCCATCGGCGCGGCCGGGCTGGTCGTCGGCCTCGCGCTGCAGGACACGCTGAGCAACTTCGCCAGCGGCCTGCTGATGCTCGCCTATCGCCCGTTCGACGTCGGCGAGGTCATCGAGGCCGCCGGGGTGATGGGCAAGGTTGAGTCGATGAACATGGTCTCAACCCACATCAAGACGTTCGACAATCGCCACATGGTCGTGCCGAACAGTCAGATCTGGGGCGGCATCATCACCAACGCCAGCACCAGCCACATCCGCCGCGTCGACCTGACCTTCTCGGTCGGCTACGACGACGATCTCGCCAAGGCGCAGGAGATTCTCGAACGCCTGGTGCGCGAGCACCCGAAGGTCCTCGACGACCCCGAGCCGATGGTCAAGCTCAACGAGCTGGGCGAGTCCTCCATCGACTTCATCTGCTGGCCCTGGTGCCAGTCCGCCGACTACGGCGAGGTCAAGTGGGGCCTACTCCGCGCGGTCAAGGACGAGTTTGACCGCAACGGGATCAGCATCCCCTTCCCGCAGCGCGACATCCACGTCTACCAAACGTCGCCGGCCGCCGAGGCCTCCGTCTCCTGAGCAAACCTTGCGGCCGGGCCGGCCCGTTGCGGTTCGGCCGCAGTTCCTGTCCCCCTTTCTTCCTAAAGACCTCCGCCCGGTCTTTCACCCCGAGGTGCTCGCCTCCCATGAGTGATCTGATCTCCAAGCTCCAGTCGCAGACCGGCCTCGATGGCGACCTCGTCGAGCGAGGCGTCGGCGCGATCCTGAACTTCATGAAAGAGCATCTGCCCGACGACCTTTTCGCGAAGGTCGAGCGCGAGGTGCCCCAGGCGGCCGATGCCGTCTCGTCGTTCCTCAACGGCCAACAGGCATCCGGAATGCTGGAAAAGGTCGGCGACCTCGTCGGCGGCCTGCTCGGCGGCAAGGCCGGTGGATTGCCGGACCTCCTCCAGATGCTCTCCAAGACCGGCCTGTCGCTCGACCAGGCCAAAACCTTCTTGCCCAAGGTGATCGAAATGCTCAAGGACGTTCTGCCCGGCGACGTCCTCGATCAGATCATGGA
Proteins encoded in this region:
- a CDS encoding DUF2780 domain-containing protein; the encoded protein is MRFGRSSCPPFFLKTSARSFTPRCSPPMSDLISKLQSQTGLDGDLVERGVGAILNFMKEHLPDDLFAKVEREVPQAADAVSSFLNGQQASGMLEKVGDLVGGLLGGKAGGLPDLLQMLSKTGLSLDQAKTFLPKVIEMLKDVLPGDVLDQIMERLPALGDVLKQADA